Proteins co-encoded in one Ignavibacteria bacterium genomic window:
- a CDS encoding HAMP domain-containing protein: MTLTIKQKLILAYTLVFGIVLVIFAFIIYQSIKQNEIERIDSSIKSYSIVLQSEIEEQVSDEKSLNTDELKQVKTEGLQDVKLALYDTHGNKLLSDSIAVDEDKWKIAIINSDFTGTVKTPSGESYRSYWSGVECNGRIEYALRIMASLKGVDNSLSRLLAIMCIIIPFALLIAGLAAWLISKAAFKPVIRMSQTAREITAKSLDKRLELPEAKDEIFYLGNTLNDMISRLDNSFRSHRQFISDASHEIRTPLTILQTELELLQNNLTGSSNKESIRTSLLEIESLSKLTTSLLTLAKLDSSQHSLNLEEIRLDELLIESIQFMKKAAGEKNISLELHLTEPVQICADKDKMKSVFINLMDNAVKYSNKNSAVRIFMELASGKVNIKFVNFGILIRPSEIKNVFERFYRSADIPSKIRGNGLGLTIAREFVELHKGTISAESVEQSGTVFTVQLPV, from the coding sequence ATGACTCTTACAATTAAACAGAAGCTGATCCTGGCCTATACCTTGGTATTCGGAATTGTGCTTGTAATCTTTGCTTTTATAATTTATCAGAGCATTAAGCAAAATGAAATTGAAAGGATCGACAGCAGTATTAAAAGTTATTCAATAGTCCTTCAGTCGGAAATAGAAGAACAGGTCTCCGATGAAAAAAGCCTGAATACAGATGAACTGAAGCAGGTAAAAACCGAAGGCCTGCAGGATGTAAAGCTCGCCCTTTACGACACTCATGGCAACAAGCTGCTCTCAGACTCCATCGCCGTTGATGAAGATAAATGGAAAATCGCCATAATCAACAGTGATTTTACCGGGACAGTTAAAACCCCTTCGGGTGAGAGCTACAGATCATACTGGAGCGGGGTTGAATGCAATGGAAGAATTGAATATGCCCTCCGTATTATGGCTTCCCTGAAGGGCGTTGATAATTCTTTAAGCAGGCTTCTTGCCATAATGTGCATTATTATCCCCTTTGCCCTCCTCATTGCCGGCCTTGCTGCCTGGCTTATCTCTAAGGCAGCCTTTAAGCCTGTAATAAGAATGTCGCAGACCGCAAGGGAAATTACCGCAAAAAGCCTCGATAAAAGGCTGGAACTTCCTGAGGCTAAAGATGAAATATTTTATCTCGGGAATACCTTAAACGATATGATAAGCCGTTTAGATAATTCCTTCCGGAGCCACCGGCAGTTTATTTCAGATGCATCACATGAAATCAGAACCCCGCTTACTATTCTGCAGACTGAGCTGGAACTGCTCCAAAATAATCTAACCGGAAGCTCAAATAAAGAAAGTATAAGAACCTCTCTTCTTGAAATTGAAAGTCTTTCAAAATTAACCACCTCATTACTGACTCTTGCAAAGCTCGACTCCTCTCAGCATTCATTAAACCTCGAGGAGATACGCCTCGATGAACTTTTGATTGAAAGCATTCAGTTCATGAAAAAGGCTGCCGGTGAAAAGAATATTTCCCTGGAACTGCATTTAACTGAACCCGTTCAGATATGCGCGGATAAGGACAAGATGAAAAGTGTATTCATCAACCTTATGGATAATGCGGTAAAATATTCTAATAAAAATTCTGCCGTCAGAATCTTCATGGAACTGGCCTCAGGAAAAGTAAATATAAAATTCGTGAATTTTGGTATTCTGATCCGTCCTTCTGAAATTAAGAATGTCTTTGAAAGATTCTACCGGTCGGCTGATATTCCGTCGAAAATCAGGGGCAACGGCCTGGGTCTTACCATAGCCAGGGAATTCGTTGAACTGCATAAAGGTACGATTTCTGCAGAAAGCGTCGAACAATCGGGAACAGTGTTTACTGTACAGCTGCCTGTTTGA
- a CDS encoding response regulator transcription factor, with protein sequence MRILIIEDDEKISAGLSKGLRQESFAVDQAFDGIRGESLAKINDYDAIILDVKLPLQDGFKTCMNLRQDKILTPILMLTALDDVNDKIKGLDNGADDYLAKPFHFGELLARLRSLIRRNSKVRSTVIVKYGISLDQNTHRALREGKEIMLTAKEFSLLELFMLNSGRILSREMISEHLWDMNFDPRSNIIESYVKFLRQKMDNGFSKQLIHTVRGAGYMFSENAE encoded by the coding sequence ATGAGAATCCTTATTATTGAAGACGACGAAAAAATATCAGCCGGCCTTTCGAAGGGTCTCAGGCAGGAGAGCTTCGCCGTAGATCAGGCTTTTGACGGAATCCGTGGAGAAAGCCTGGCTAAAATAAATGACTATGATGCAATTATTCTGGATGTAAAACTGCCTCTGCAGGATGGTTTTAAGACATGTATGAACCTGAGGCAGGACAAAATACTGACGCCAATCTTAATGCTTACTGCGCTTGACGACGTTAACGATAAAATCAAAGGCCTCGATAACGGAGCCGATGATTACCTTGCTAAACCGTTTCACTTCGGTGAGCTTCTGGCCAGACTGCGCTCGCTTATAAGAAGGAACAGCAAGGTAAGAAGCACTGTCATTGTAAAGTATGGCATTTCCCTGGATCAGAATACGCATAGGGCTCTGCGTGAAGGCAAAGAAATAATGCTTACTGCCAAGGAATTTTCCCTGCTCGAACTCTTTATGTTAAATTCCGGCCGGATTCTCTCAAGAGAGATGATATCTGAGCATCTTTGGGATATGAATTTCGACCCCAGAAGCAACATAATTGAATCCTATGTTAAATTCTTAAGGCAAAAGATGGATAACGGTTTTTCAAAACAGCTGATTCATACAGTAAGAGGAGCAGGCTATATGTTCTCGGAGAATGCAGAATGA